One segment of Rhodanobacter thiooxydans DNA contains the following:
- a CDS encoding TolC family protein: MLSFHFARRLMVSGLAALLLGALATTACAIEPPLTLEAAVRQGLARAPQLEARTADTAAAREEGARAGQLPDPTLTLGLSNFPVTSPGAFSLRSDGMTMRTVGVMQTIPSRAARDAERGLAAAQIDASEADYVGAAQTVRERIADAWIEVWATQQKRALLGELRDESALAVQIAQARLRGGDGSATDALAARTDAATLDNRLEAVDADLAAARAGLQRWLGEDAATVADAPDFEVLPVAPALLEQAIDQQAPMRVWQAREQVAEAALARARAAKHPDWNVSVDYGRRAPYLSDMVTLQVGVSLPLFTRNRQDRGISAKQAQWDAVQADHEDARRAQREAVARAVVNWQGWGRQVQRYQDTLLPLARDRARTALASYRGGGALQPWLDARRDEIEQRLAYAEALATHARLWAALAYLLPNSETMP; the protein is encoded by the coding sequence ATGTTGTCCTTTCACTTTGCCCGGCGCCTGATGGTGTCGGGTCTGGCCGCGCTCCTGTTGGGGGCCTTGGCCACGACGGCCTGTGCCATCGAGCCACCGCTGACGCTTGAGGCGGCCGTTCGGCAAGGCTTGGCGCGGGCGCCACAACTTGAAGCGCGTACCGCCGATACGGCGGCAGCCCGCGAGGAAGGCGCGCGTGCCGGGCAGTTGCCGGATCCCACCCTGACGCTCGGGCTTTCCAATTTCCCTGTCACCAGTCCGGGGGCTTTCAGCCTGCGCTCGGACGGCATGACCATGCGCACCGTGGGCGTGATGCAGACGATTCCATCGCGAGCGGCGCGCGACGCCGAGCGCGGTTTGGCCGCGGCGCAGATTGATGCGTCCGAAGCCGATTACGTCGGCGCGGCCCAAACGGTGCGCGAACGCATTGCCGATGCGTGGATCGAGGTATGGGCCACACAACAGAAGCGTGCGCTGCTGGGCGAGTTGCGCGACGAAAGCGCATTAGCCGTGCAGATCGCGCAGGCGCGGCTGCGTGGCGGGGACGGCAGCGCCACCGACGCGCTGGCGGCGCGCACGGATGCGGCCACACTGGACAACCGACTGGAGGCCGTTGACGCCGACCTCGCCGCAGCACGTGCGGGGTTGCAGCGTTGGCTTGGTGAGGACGCGGCCACCGTGGCCGACGCGCCTGATTTCGAGGTGCTGCCGGTAGCGCCAGCCCTGCTTGAGCAAGCCATTGATCAGCAGGCGCCCATGCGCGTGTGGCAAGCGCGCGAACAGGTAGCTGAGGCCGCACTCGCCCGGGCACGGGCTGCCAAACACCCCGATTGGAACGTGTCGGTGGACTATGGCCGCCGTGCACCGTATCTCTCGGACATGGTGACCTTGCAGGTGGGTGTGAGCCTGCCGTTGTTCACGCGCAACCGGCAGGATCGCGGAATCAGCGCCAAGCAGGCGCAATGGGATGCGGTGCAGGCCGATCACGAAGATGCGCGTCGCGCCCAGCGCGAAGCGGTGGCGCGTGCGGTGGTGAATTGGCAGGGTTGGGGACGACAAGTCCAGCGCTATCAGGACACGTTGCTGCCACTCGCACGGGATCGTGCACGCACGGCGCTGGCCAGCTACCGCGGTGGTGGTGCACTGCAGCCGTGGCTCGATGCCCGTCGCGATGAAATCGAACAGCGGCTGGCCTACGCCGAGGCGCTGGCGACCCATGCGCGCCTGTGGGCCGCGCTGGCCTATCTGCTACCCAATTCGGAGACGATGCCATGA
- a CDS encoding heavy metal translocating P-type ATPase, with protein MNTHHHHTGADNRHGTHLGVGTAAVDPVCGMQVDPDQTAHHADHEGVTHHFCSARCLERFVADPAKYLTRRPDDAPAQAPAGTMYVCPMHPQVRQDGPGICPICGMALEPEMPGLDDEDHPELRDFSHRFWWTLPATLVVLVLAMFGHHFPWLPVDTRTWIELILTTPVVVWAGWPFFVRCVQSVRNLSPNMWTLIGIGVAAAFGYSIVATIAPGLFPESFHEHGRVGVYFEAAAVIVSLTLLGQLLELRARSKTSAALKALLGLAPKTARRLRDDGGEEDVELGHVHVGDRLRVRPGEKVPVDGEVIEGRSHVDESMLTGEPVPVEKTIGSSVIGATLNGTGSLVIRAEKVGSATVLSQIVQLVAQAQRSRAPMQRMADKVAFWFVLAVLATAVATFFVWGLFGPEPSWTFAVLNAISVLIIACPCALGLATPMSIMVATGRAAGEGVLFRDAEAIENLRKIDTLIVDKTGTLTEGRPAFHSALAAEGFTEQEVLRLAASLDQGSEHPLADAIVAEARRRDLTLETPESFESSTGIGVRGKVGGSILAIGNTALMHEVGVDASVLSIPAEELRRAGASVMYLAVDGVLAGLLAVSDPIKATTTDAIAALHGAGLKIVMATGDGVTTARAVARTLGIDEVHGEVRPKDKIDLVQQLQAKGHRVAMAGDGINDAPALAGADVGIAMGTGTDVAMSSAQVTLVKGDLRGIVRARSISNDTVTNMKQNLGFAFLYNALGVPIAAGVLYPLTGLLLSPMVAALAMSLSSVSVVANALRLGRKRHD; from the coding sequence ATGAACACCCACCATCACCACACGGGCGCCGACAACAGACATGGCACCCACCTCGGCGTAGGGACAGCCGCGGTCGATCCGGTTTGTGGCATGCAGGTCGACCCGGATCAGACCGCCCATCACGCCGACCATGAAGGGGTAACGCACCATTTCTGCTCGGCGCGCTGCCTGGAACGCTTCGTGGCGGATCCGGCCAAATATCTGACCCGGCGACCCGATGACGCCCCCGCGCAGGCACCGGCGGGAACGATGTATGTCTGCCCGATGCATCCGCAGGTGCGCCAGGACGGCCCCGGCATCTGCCCGATCTGCGGCATGGCGCTGGAACCGGAGATGCCGGGATTGGACGATGAGGACCATCCCGAACTGCGTGATTTCAGCCACCGCTTCTGGTGGACCTTGCCGGCGACGCTGGTGGTGCTCGTGCTGGCGATGTTCGGCCACCACTTCCCCTGGTTACCGGTGGACACCCGAACCTGGATCGAGCTGATACTGACCACGCCGGTGGTGGTGTGGGCTGGCTGGCCATTCTTCGTTCGATGCGTACAGTCGGTCCGCAACCTCAGTCCCAACATGTGGACCCTGATCGGCATTGGCGTGGCGGCGGCGTTCGGCTACAGCATCGTGGCTACCATTGCACCGGGTCTGTTCCCCGAGTCGTTCCACGAACACGGCCGCGTGGGCGTCTACTTCGAAGCCGCTGCGGTGATCGTCTCGCTGACACTGCTCGGCCAGCTACTCGAGCTGCGTGCCCGCTCGAAGACATCAGCCGCCCTAAAGGCCCTGCTGGGGCTGGCGCCAAAGACCGCACGCCGCCTGCGCGACGATGGCGGCGAGGAGGATGTCGAACTCGGCCACGTCCACGTCGGTGACCGCCTGCGGGTACGCCCGGGTGAAAAGGTGCCGGTGGACGGCGAAGTGATCGAAGGGCGCTCCCATGTCGACGAGTCGATGCTGACCGGGGAGCCTGTCCCGGTCGAAAAGACCATCGGCTCCAGCGTGATCGGCGCAACCCTCAACGGCACCGGCAGCCTGGTGATCCGGGCAGAGAAAGTCGGTTCGGCGACGGTGCTGTCGCAGATCGTGCAACTGGTCGCGCAGGCGCAACGCTCGCGCGCACCGATGCAGCGCATGGCCGACAAGGTGGCTTTCTGGTTCGTGCTGGCGGTCCTGGCGACCGCCGTCGCGACATTCTTCGTGTGGGGGCTGTTCGGCCCGGAGCCGTCGTGGACGTTCGCGGTTCTCAACGCGATCTCGGTACTGATCATCGCCTGCCCCTGCGCGCTAGGACTGGCCACGCCGATGTCGATCATGGTGGCGACCGGCCGCGCCGCCGGGGAAGGCGTGTTGTTCCGCGATGCCGAGGCGATTGAGAACCTCCGCAAGATCGACACCCTGATCGTGGACAAGACCGGAACCCTGACCGAGGGACGCCCGGCGTTCCACAGCGCGCTCGCGGCCGAAGGGTTCACCGAGCAGGAGGTGCTGCGCCTGGCGGCCAGCCTCGATCAGGGCAGCGAGCACCCACTGGCCGACGCGATCGTCGCGGAAGCCCGCCGTCGTGACCTGACGCTGGAAACGCCGGAGAGCTTCGAGTCATCCACCGGTATTGGGGTACGCGGCAAGGTGGGTGGCTCCATCCTGGCGATCGGCAATACCGCGCTGATGCACGAGGTCGGGGTCGATGCCTCCGTTCTTTCCATCCCGGCCGAAGAGCTGCGCCGAGCCGGCGCCAGCGTGATGTATCTGGCGGTGGATGGCGTCCTGGCGGGCCTGCTCGCGGTGTCCGACCCGATCAAGGCCACCACCACCGACGCCATCGCGGCGCTGCACGGTGCGGGCCTGAAAATCGTGATGGCCACCGGCGACGGCGTCACCACGGCTCGTGCGGTCGCACGCACCTTGGGCATCGACGAAGTTCATGGCGAGGTCCGCCCGAAGGACAAAATCGACCTTGTACAACAGCTGCAAGCCAAGGGACACAGGGTCGCGATGGCCGGCGACGGGATCAACGACGCACCTGCGCTTGCCGGAGCCGATGTCGGCATCGCGATGGGCACCGGTACCGACGTGGCGATGTCGAGTGCGCAGGTGACACTGGTGAAGGGCGACTTACGTGGCATCGTGCGGGCACGGTCGATCTCCAACGATACCGTGACCAACATGAAGCAGAACTTGGGCTTTGCGTTCCTCTACAACGCACTGGGCGTACCGATCGCGGCAGGCGTGCTGTACCCCCTGACAGGCCTGTTGCTTAGCCCGATGGTCGCCGCTTTGGCGATGAGTTTGAGCTCCGTGTCGGTGGTTGCCAACGCATTGCGGCTGGGCCGAAAGCGGCATGACTGA
- a CDS encoding efflux RND transporter permease subunit — protein sequence MIAALIRAAIAHRVFVLLAALALALMGMFSVARTPVDALPDLSDTQVIIRTSYPGQSPQVVEDQVTYPLATTMLSVPGATTVRAFSFFGDSYVDVLFDDSTDLYWARSRVLEYLSQARDRLPTGVTPALGPDATGLGWIYEYALVDRTGQHDLGQLRALQDWFLRYQLKTVPNVAEVATLGGMERAWQIVPDPQALAARGITVAQLVDAVRSANGANGGSVIEQGEAELMVRSEGYLKSRTDFENVPITVNAGGVPVLLRDVATVRRGPTFRRGIAELDGQGEVVGGIIVMRTGKNAKATIAAVKARLAELQRSLPAGVEIVPTYDRSQLIDAAVENLWSKLFEEFLVVTLVCVLFLGHLRSALVAVITLPLGVLVAFIALHLQGVTANLMSLSGIAIAIGAMVDAAIVMIENAHKHLEHWRDANDGREPQGAQRWSLIGDAAAEVGPALFVSLLIIALSFVPVFALQGQEGKLFKPLAFTKTYAMAAAAGLAVTLVPVLMGYLIRGRVRAERDNPLNRGLIHGYRPLLEAVLRYPKATLVLAGVLLLTAVIPMTKLGSEFMPAMDEGTLLYMPTALPGLSAGKASQLLQLTDRMIKTVPEVDHVFGKAGRAETATDPAPLEMFETAITFKPKDQWRPGMTMDKIKAELDKAVRVPGLTNLFVPPIRNRIDMLSTGIKSPIGIKVLGTDLATLQIVADRIETVAKTVPGVSSAIAERPTSGRYVDVHIRRDAAARYGLTQERVQQLIATVVGGDPIGQTVEGRERYPIVVRYPRAERDSIGALRQLPIVAANGAQITLGQVADIAVEAGPSMLKSEDGQLATYVYVDTAGSDLGTVVANLQRAVAQQVKLPPGTTVAWSGQFEYLASAMERLKVVVPIALVIIFLLIYAVFRRVSEAALIMASVPLALVGGLWLIWLLGHAVSVATIIGFIALAGVAAEFGVVMLLYLHHAWEHQLALDPHAGPEALDEAIREGAVQRVRPKAMTVAVILAGLFPILLGHGAGSEVMQRIAAPMIGGMVTAPLLSMLVIPAAYRLLVRYRLRKASKANATLHPNPQGN from the coding sequence ATGATCGCCGCCCTGATTCGCGCGGCGATCGCACATCGGGTGTTTGTGCTGTTGGCTGCACTGGCCTTGGCCCTGATGGGCATGTTCTCGGTGGCGCGCACGCCGGTCGACGCGCTGCCCGACCTGTCCGACACCCAGGTGATCATCCGCACCAGCTACCCGGGCCAATCGCCGCAGGTGGTCGAGGATCAGGTCACTTATCCGCTCGCCACCACCATGCTCTCGGTGCCTGGCGCGACGACGGTGCGCGCCTTTTCGTTCTTCGGTGACTCCTACGTCGATGTGTTGTTCGATGACAGCACCGACTTGTACTGGGCACGCTCGCGTGTCCTGGAGTACCTGAGCCAGGCACGGGATCGCCTGCCGACGGGTGTGACGCCCGCCCTCGGCCCCGATGCCACGGGGCTCGGCTGGATCTACGAATACGCGCTGGTCGATCGCACCGGCCAGCACGACCTCGGCCAGTTGCGCGCGCTGCAGGATTGGTTCCTGCGCTATCAGCTGAAGACCGTGCCGAATGTCGCCGAGGTGGCCACGTTGGGCGGTATGGAGCGGGCGTGGCAGATCGTGCCCGATCCGCAGGCGCTGGCGGCGCGCGGAATCACCGTGGCGCAGTTGGTCGATGCCGTGCGCAGCGCCAATGGTGCCAACGGCGGTTCGGTGATCGAACAAGGCGAAGCGGAGCTGATGGTGCGCAGCGAAGGCTACCTGAAGAGCCGCACGGACTTCGAAAACGTGCCCATCACCGTCAACGCCGGCGGCGTCCCGGTGCTGCTGCGCGACGTGGCCACGGTGCGCCGTGGCCCGACGTTCCGCCGCGGCATCGCCGAACTGGACGGGCAAGGCGAAGTGGTCGGCGGCATCATCGTGATGCGCACGGGCAAGAACGCGAAGGCCACCATTGCCGCCGTGAAAGCACGACTGGCGGAACTGCAGCGCAGCCTGCCGGCCGGCGTCGAGATCGTGCCCACCTACGACCGCTCGCAATTGATCGACGCCGCGGTGGAGAACCTGTGGAGCAAGTTGTTCGAAGAATTCCTGGTGGTGACGCTGGTCTGCGTGTTGTTTCTTGGGCACCTGCGCTCGGCGCTGGTGGCCGTGATCACGCTGCCGCTGGGCGTGTTGGTTGCTTTCATTGCCCTGCATCTGCAAGGCGTCACGGCGAACCTGATGTCGCTCAGCGGTATCGCGATCGCGATCGGCGCGATGGTGGATGCGGCGATCGTGATGATCGAGAACGCGCACAAGCATCTGGAACATTGGCGTGACGCGAACGACGGACGTGAACCGCAAGGTGCGCAGCGGTGGTCGCTGATCGGCGATGCCGCCGCCGAGGTGGGGCCCGCACTGTTTGTGAGCCTGTTGATCATCGCGCTGTCGTTCGTGCCGGTCTTTGCGCTGCAGGGCCAGGAAGGCAAGCTGTTCAAGCCGCTGGCCTTCACCAAGACCTATGCGATGGCGGCAGCGGCCGGTCTGGCGGTGACCCTGGTACCGGTGCTGATGGGCTATTTGATCCGCGGACGCGTCCGGGCCGAGCGCGACAATCCGCTCAACCGGGGTTTGATCCATGGCTATCGGCCCCTCCTCGAAGCCGTACTGCGCTATCCGAAAGCGACCCTGGTGCTGGCCGGTGTGCTGCTGCTCACCGCGGTCATTCCGATGACCAAGCTCGGCAGCGAGTTCATGCCCGCGATGGACGAAGGCACGTTGTTGTACATGCCTACCGCACTGCCAGGCTTGTCCGCTGGCAAGGCCTCGCAGTTGCTGCAGTTGACCGACCGCATGATCAAGACCGTGCCCGAGGTTGATCATGTGTTTGGCAAGGCGGGGCGCGCCGAAACGGCCACCGATCCGGCGCCGCTGGAAATGTTCGAGACCGCGATCACCTTCAAGCCGAAGGACCAGTGGCGGCCCGGCATGACGATGGACAAGATCAAGGCGGAACTGGACAAGGCCGTGCGCGTGCCGGGGCTGACCAACCTGTTCGTGCCGCCGATCCGCAACCGCATCGATATGCTCTCCACCGGTATCAAGAGCCCGATCGGCATCAAGGTGCTGGGTACCGATCTGGCCACGCTGCAGATCGTGGCCGATCGGATCGAGACGGTGGCGAAGACCGTGCCCGGTGTCAGTTCGGCGATTGCCGAGCGTCCGACCAGTGGCCGCTACGTCGACGTGCACATCCGCCGCGACGCCGCGGCGCGCTACGGGTTGACCCAGGAGCGCGTGCAGCAACTGATCGCAACCGTGGTCGGCGGCGATCCGATCGGTCAGACCGTCGAAGGGCGCGAACGTTACCCCATCGTGGTGCGCTACCCGCGTGCCGAGCGCGATTCCATCGGAGCGCTGCGGCAGTTGCCGATCGTCGCTGCCAACGGTGCACAGATCACACTTGGCCAGGTTGCTGACATTGCCGTTGAAGCAGGACCGTCCATGCTGAAAAGCGAGGACGGTCAATTGGCGACCTATGTCTACGTCGATACGGCCGGCAGCGATTTGGGCACGGTGGTGGCCAACCTGCAACGCGCGGTGGCGCAGCAAGTCAAATTGCCGCCGGGTACGACCGTGGCGTGGTCCGGTCAGTTCGAATACCTGGCCAGTGCCATGGAAAGACTCAAGGTGGTGGTGCCGATTGCGCTGGTGATCATTTTTCTATTGATCTATGCCGTGTTCCGGCGCGTGAGCGAAGCCGCGCTGATCATGGCCAGCGTGCCGTTGGCACTGGTCGGCGGCCTGTGGCTGATCTGGCTGCTTGGGCATGCGGTGTCGGTGGCCACGATCATCGGCTTCATCGCGCTGGCGGGCGTCGCTGCCGAATTCGGCGTGGTGATGCTGCTTTACCTGCACCATGCCTGGGAGCACCAACTGGCGCTCGATCCCCACGCCGGCCCGGAAGCGCTGGACGAAGCGATCCGCGAAGGTGCCGTGCAGCGCGTGCGCCCGAAGGCGATGACCGTCGCGGTGATCCTCGCCGGCCTGTTTCCGATCCTGCTCGGCCATGGCGCCGGCTCGGAAGTGATGCAGCGCATAGCCGCCCCGATGATCGGCGGCATGGTCACTGCACCCTTGCTGTCCATGCTCGTTATACCCGCAGCGTACCGCCTGCTGGTTCGTTATCGGCTGCGTAAAGCCAGCAAGGCAAACGCCACACTTCACCCCAACCCACAAGGAAACTGA
- a CDS encoding c-type cytochrome: MKQHIKHHSITVAVVLGVLAIGAGAFVYSGIYNIGADDHHTKPVFAVLQTLRENSIHARSKDIVVPDLNDPQLILKGAGQYAAMCTGCHLKPGMKDSEIRPGLYPQPPNLSQVRVEPKEAFWIIKHGIKMSAMPAWGGSHDDPTMWSMVAFLQKLPDMTPAQYKDMVARAPADHDMDDEGGHSHGGAADEDAHGAADMKGMDMSSEAGHSHDAAAEDGHDHEAAAAPAAEAPFSLDGMKPKAAPAAEAVAQGFQTALQRGDRAAVLALLAPEVTISEGGHTQTHDEYANGHLGEDIAFLKGAKITPVSLGSMPMGDTAMVGSESDIQATAKGKSTTLRSRELLNLKKDGKDWKIVSIQWQSAPIPGE; the protein is encoded by the coding sequence ATGAAGCAACACATCAAGCATCACAGCATCACGGTTGCCGTCGTTCTGGGCGTGCTGGCCATCGGCGCGGGCGCGTTTGTCTACTCCGGCATCTACAACATCGGCGCCGACGACCATCACACCAAGCCTGTGTTCGCGGTACTGCAGACCCTGCGTGAAAACTCCATTCATGCGCGCTCCAAGGACATCGTCGTGCCTGACCTCAACGATCCGCAGTTGATACTCAAGGGCGCCGGTCAATACGCAGCGATGTGCACCGGTTGCCATCTCAAGCCCGGCATGAAGGACTCGGAGATACGCCCGGGTCTGTACCCGCAACCGCCGAACCTGTCGCAGGTGCGGGTGGAGCCGAAGGAAGCGTTCTGGATCATCAAGCACGGCATCAAGATGAGCGCGATGCCCGCATGGGGTGGCAGCCATGACGACCCGACGATGTGGAGCATGGTCGCGTTTCTGCAGAAGCTGCCCGACATGACGCCGGCGCAATACAAGGACATGGTGGCTAGGGCTCCCGCGGATCACGACATGGACGACGAGGGTGGCCACAGTCATGGCGGGGCGGCCGATGAGGACGCCCACGGTGCCGCCGACATGAAGGGCATGGATATGTCAAGTGAAGCCGGTCACAGCCATGATGCGGCTGCGGAAGATGGTCACGATCATGAGGCAGCCGCCGCGCCCGCAGCCGAAGCCCCGTTTTCGCTGGACGGAATGAAGCCGAAGGCGGCACCCGCGGCCGAAGCGGTGGCGCAGGGGTTCCAGACGGCGTTGCAGCGCGGTGATCGCGCGGCCGTGCTCGCGCTACTAGCACCCGAAGTCACCATCAGCGAAGGCGGCCATACGCAGACGCACGACGAATATGCAAATGGCCACTTGGGTGAAGACATCGCGTTCCTGAAGGGTGCGAAGATCACGCCGGTCTCGCTGGGTTCGATGCCAATGGGCGACACCGCCATGGTCGGTAGCGAGAGCGACATCCAGGCCACGGCCAAAGGCAAATCGACCACGTTGCGCAGCCGCGAGCTGCTCAACCTCAAGAAGGACGGCAAGGACTGGAAGATCGTGTCCATCCAGTGGCAATCCGCACCGATACCGGGAGAATGA
- a CDS encoding copper-binding protein, whose product MPYITLAITAALFTAPVFANPQQMDPNMPGMAGMHEATPADVQGVGVVKAVDTAKGTLTLQHEAIAAIGWPAMTMPFKVASPELLTHVKVGDKVQFTFHQASTGSTVTAIRPAR is encoded by the coding sequence ATGCCATACATCACCCTCGCGATCACCGCTGCGCTGTTCACTGCTCCGGTGTTTGCCAACCCTCAGCAGATGGATCCCAACATGCCGGGCATGGCTGGGATGCACGAAGCCACACCCGCCGATGTGCAGGGCGTGGGTGTGGTCAAGGCGGTCGACACCGCCAAGGGCACCCTCACGCTGCAGCATGAGGCGATTGCCGCGATCGGCTGGCCGGCCATGACGATGCCGTTCAAGGTGGCCTCGCCGGAGCTACTGACGCACGTGAAGGTGGGCGATAAGGTGCAATTCACCTTCCACCAGGCCAGCACGGGCAGCACGGTGACGGCGATCCGTCCGGCACGTTGA
- a CDS encoding DUF411 domain-containing protein produces the protein MSISVRNARNVLFSAISVVSFSVLGACTHPVDAQSSQPSPATIHAATASSRDGSLPVMLVHKNASCGCCGAWVDQMRAAGFSVDVRNVDNLDPVKSRVGVPASKGSCHTAEVGGYFVEGHVPALDIKRLLAEKPDAKGLVVPGMPAGSPGMEMPDGSVQPYVVELVAHDGTTSAFARHAY, from the coding sequence ATGAGCATCTCAGTCAGGAATGCAAGAAACGTTTTGTTCTCAGCAATCTCGGTTGTTTCCTTCAGCGTGCTTGGTGCCTGCACCCACCCCGTCGATGCGCAGTCCAGCCAGCCATCCCCGGCGACAATCCATGCCGCAACAGCAAGCTCACGGGACGGGTCGCTTCCGGTCATGCTGGTGCACAAGAACGCCAGTTGCGGATGTTGTGGCGCATGGGTCGATCAAATGCGCGCCGCCGGCTTCAGCGTCGACGTGCGCAATGTCGACAACCTCGACCCGGTGAAAAGTCGCGTCGGCGTTCCGGCCAGCAAGGGTTCGTGCCATACCGCCGAAGTGGGCGGCTATTTCGTCGAAGGTCATGTGCCGGCGCTGGACATCAAGCGTCTCCTGGCTGAAAAGCCCGATGCCAAGGGCCTCGTCGTGCCGGGCATGCCGGCTGGCTCACCGGGCATGGAGATGCCCGATGGCAGCGTCCAGCCCTATGTTGTCGAGCTTGTTGCCCACGACGGCACCACTTCCGCCTTCGCTCGCCACGCGTATTGA
- a CDS encoding efflux RND transporter periplasmic adaptor subunit — MKRAPVKPALMIFAGVLLVAVLLVVGYLGGRSRAPASASAGNAASAPEAGGKKVLYWYDTMVPQQHFDKPGLSPMGMQMVPKYADEGAAKDIVRIDPATVQNLGVRTAPVERRVLASAIRVPGTITWNLRQATIISARVDAVVSKLDVRAPYTEVKAGEPLAELLAPQWNSALAEYRALEQARSADARELRSAARQRLQVLGLTPADIQSSRHGAGAAITLHAPQAGVVTTLDVREGQRVTAGQTLMTVNGLSTVWIEAALPQAAAGTVRSGTPVVVTVDALPGRSFHGTVETLLPDVDAVTRTQRARIVLDNPDGALSPGMFATVQLNPTPDAAVPVVPDDALIATGTHTRVILAEGDGHFRAVSVRIGRAAGGYTEILDGLAGGEKVVVSGQFLIDSEASLSGALERLNDTTAKPVPAASAPMPGMPMGGKP, encoded by the coding sequence ATGAAGCGTGCGCCCGTGAAACCTGCCCTGATGATTTTCGCCGGCGTCTTGCTCGTGGCGGTACTGCTGGTGGTTGGCTATCTCGGCGGCCGCTCGCGTGCGCCGGCGTCGGCGTCGGCTGGCAACGCGGCATCCGCACCGGAAGCCGGTGGTAAAAAAGTCCTGTATTGGTACGACACAATGGTGCCGCAGCAACACTTCGACAAGCCGGGCCTGTCGCCGATGGGCATGCAGATGGTGCCCAAGTATGCCGATGAAGGGGCGGCCAAGGATATCGTCCGGATCGATCCGGCGACGGTACAGAACCTGGGCGTTCGCACGGCTCCGGTGGAGCGGCGGGTGCTGGCTTCGGCCATCCGGGTGCCAGGAACCATCACCTGGAATCTGCGCCAAGCCACCATCATCAGTGCCCGCGTTGATGCGGTGGTGAGCAAGCTGGACGTACGCGCACCGTACACCGAGGTCAAAGCGGGTGAGCCACTGGCCGAATTGCTGGCGCCGCAATGGAATAGTGCGCTGGCGGAATATCGCGCGCTGGAGCAGGCGCGGTCCGCCGACGCGCGCGAGCTGCGCTCCGCAGCGCGGCAACGCCTGCAGGTGCTGGGTCTGACTCCGGCAGATATTCAGTCATCGCGTCATGGTGCGGGTGCGGCGATCACACTGCACGCTCCGCAGGCGGGCGTCGTCACGACACTGGATGTGCGTGAAGGCCAGCGCGTCACGGCTGGTCAGACCTTGATGACAGTGAATGGCCTGTCCACCGTGTGGATCGAGGCGGCCCTGCCGCAGGCCGCGGCGGGTACGGTGCGCAGCGGCACGCCGGTGGTGGTCACGGTCGATGCGCTGCCGGGTCGGTCGTTCCACGGCACCGTGGAAACCTTGCTGCCGGATGTGGATGCGGTGACGCGCACCCAGCGCGCGCGCATCGTGCTCGACAATCCCGACGGTGCCTTGAGTCCGGGCATGTTCGCTACCGTGCAACTCAACCCGACTCCGGACGCGGCCGTACCGGTGGTGCCGGACGACGCGCTGATCGCGACGGGCACCCACACGCGAGTCATTCTCGCCGAGGGAGATGGCCATTTCCGTGCCGTATCGGTGCGCATCGGGCGTGCGGCCGGCGGCTATACGGAAATTCTCGACGGCCTCGCGGGGGGCGAGAAAGTCGTGGTTTCCGGCCAATTCCTGATCGATTCGGAGGCGAGCCTGTCCGGTGCGTTGGAACGTCTGAATGACACCACCGCCAAACCGGTACCGGCCGCAAGTGCACCGATGCCGGGCATGCCGATGGGAGGCAAACCATGA